The DNA segment TGTAGTGAAGTGTATAGAGACGAGCAATGAAATTATTCGTGCTGGGAATCTTGCAGCCATGCGctcgctcacacacacacgcacacgcacacaaagcaCGTGCGCACACAGGCATCCATTCACATTTGCTCGCCCTGTGTCAAATTCGTGTAAAAACACCAGAAACCCCACCAATTCCCTATTTATTTCCTGTTGTACAAGGCAAATACAGGGCAATACAAGCACAACTAGTACACACAGCCGGTTAAGATTAAAACCCTAAGGCGCTAGCAGTTAACctacacaaattaaaaaaaagcttggAACTTCAAAGGGCACTGAGTGAAACTTACCATCGAAGAGGAGTCTTCACTGATGCTTGAACCGATCGCACGATGTAAAAATTGCGCACAACGCGAAAACCGAAAGCGAGAAGACCGCAGGCTAGAAGTCATCCTCGACATGGCCAGGCACCCTCAGAAAACCAGGACGCGAATGCAGCTTCTTCAGGGCCGCTCCAGGATCCAGAAAACCGAAAGCGCATCGCCACTAAGCGCCTATGATTGAACGACACATGACACCCGACAAATGACTGGACGTCTTCTGGGAAGCCTCCGTGCCGGAAGCAGCAGGCGAAAATAACTTCACTGATGACAGAGTTACAAAATAAACGGTGGTCTCGAACACAATGAGAACAAAGCGTCTCAGGGTGAAATTACAGCCCAAAGAAAGGGCAGCTTAACCAGAGACCGTCGTTCAGTGGGCCCAATGCAATTTTAGCAGCCGCACAGCACCCGGCGTTGTAGCCAAAGCTGAACCCCGAAGCACCACGGAGGCTAGGATCACCGTGGGGCAAatgtgaagcagaaaaaaaaggagaaggtGGGGTGGGGATAAGTGGTCAGGGTCGGGATACAGACCATCAGATGGCGTCGACTGCTGATAACTGGACGGGCCGGCGATAGCAGGAATGCCAGATGCGTCCATGACCGACACGGCGGtggacgcgccgtccccggaTATTGCGGCGGTAAGATAGGCGGTGACCACAGCTgatatcgtctggtcatcgtaagGTATTAAACTAGATGCCGACGGCTTGTCTACTGCAAATGACAAGTTACggggcggtgtcagcaacaggtcCGAGAAACTTAAGCAAAACtttttgtttaccttgactcgtgatgtCTGAAGGCAATTAAGGATGAGCaagaacaagtgcagagttgtcgGATGTAGACACTGTgtgatgagactgctgtgactcgtccCCTAGTGCTTGTGGTGATGAGGCAACATACGGGAACACTGGAACCTGAGAATAAAAAAGGGCGTATCATAATAGCTAAGAAAATGTTTGGCAATCGTTACGGGCACAGACTCTTAAAcgaggagcacagcagcaagacgccacctacgttctcagtcGTCATAGATTGTTCCGCCACGTTCAAGTGCTCCACGTCGAAGTCCGCATCGTCGCCATCCACACGGCATCCGTTACCATCCACACTGGTAACAGGTGcaccatttttgttctcgttggcGACCTCCGTGAAAATCTTGACCTTCAGAGTTTCGGCAGTCTTGAGGAACGCCGCGATATGGTCCTGCGACACGTTTACCTCACCGCGGTACATGAAGTCGACTACCGCTTTCAAGTCCACGTAGCGCATGTCCTGCAGTATCACAATAGGGTGCTTGCAAGGATTCTCGACAAAAATCGCTTGAAAAAAGGGGCTGCAGGCAGAGAGGACGATCTTGTGTGCCTTTAGCGATAGACCTTCGCACGCCAGCGTAACGTCCACCAGCGCTTCGTTAGACAGCAGTTGCTCAAACGCGGCCAGCATGTTCGAATGGTGGCTATTCCATTTCACGCAGAACTGTTGTGATGCCATCTTGGCCCGAAGTGGTTGCCgcggctgcaaagaaaaaaaaattgctacacGCCCCAGTAGAAAAGTTATGCTGCACTCAAGTCTGCGACACGAAGGTGCAAGCTGTAAAACTGGCTGAAAGCGCAAAATCCTCAAATTCACGTTAAAATTGCAAAGGAAGCCGACCCAAACGCCAGTGTCGGCGTCAAAAATTACAAACCCAATCGTAAAAAAAAGTGGGCCTAATATTTTTGTCGCAAGTCCGTGCGGCCTGGGGATAATTCACAATGGCGAACGCCAGGTTGACAAGACGCCACGCCTGTCTTCTGCCATTAAGCTAGCCTCCCCGCCTCCCTCCTGCAAATCTGCACTCGAACGGCCATATTGGCTTCCGCAGCATATATTTCCACTCGGCAAGTTAACGTACATAATTTTACATAGCCGTAAAAAACGCGCCTAAAAAGCTGAAACAATGAGTTCCACCACCTCAGATATTGCCAAAAATCTTGCGACTGGTCTATCAAACGCGAAATCTGCAAGCCAGATGCGGCGAAGGGCACGGAACTGAATAAAAAGACGGAATGGTGCAAGTTAACCAGTCTAACGAGACTAGAccaaatttctttgaatattCCATAACGGTCCCTTGAGCCTAAAAAAAACTCATATCCGTAAGCAGAAATTTTGAACTGTTAAGAACAGCGCTGACAAAAATTGAAGGACACTTATGTTCCAGCCTTGACAAGGAGTACACGGAACACcaggacaatttaaggaaaggacgactgtctcacatatctaggtggacaccccaaccaggccctaaggaaaggaaaatgaaatgaacaactgattttaaggaaaggaaatgacacctgtctcacatttcttgcTGGACACCTGGAttgatcaatcaattaatcaaacACAATaattcaatcaatcgatcaatcaatcactcCTTAATGCTGTcacgttaaaatcccttccctttaggcgtggtttaggtgtccaccgagataataatttggtttatggtttataggggtttaacgccccaaagcaactcaggctgtgagagatgccgtagtgaagggctccggaaatttcgaccacctggggttctttaacgtgcactgacatcgcacagtacacgggcctctagaatttcgcctccatcgaaattcgaccgccgcggccgggattgaacccgcgtctttcggtccggcATGATGATAATTTGTtctttgggaaaaggaaatggcgcagtatctgtctcatataccgttggacagctgaaccacgccgtaagggaagggataaaggagggagtgaaagaaggaagaggtgccggaatcccaccgagatgcgccatttttcgctcacggccaaagacgccgacgacaccggcatttctgcgacacgagctccttaacgctgtcgcgttagtaTGTGCAGAAAACGCGCATACATGCTATTAACGGCAGAAAGCTGAGGTAAATCAGGAATGCAATTTTACTTGCCTGGCACCCGGTAAAACGGAACCGCAAAGCTCCCGCCCGCGCAACTACGATCGAAATTGGCGGACGTTTCGCCCCCGAACTACCCGGACAAAGGCTTTACAGCGAGGCCTAGCTATGTGCGAGGAACAGCGTCTCGCCGCCATTAGACAGGGCCTCACCAAATACACCTCAAATATCTTAGAACGGCCCTCAAATTTGTCAGTCAGGAAAGCTGAAAACGCAGCATTCACCCCCGATTGTCGCCAGGAACGCGGAATAACAGCATTTACCCCACGGTACAGTTACGGCGAGGAGCGCCAGTCGACGGCCGACACGAACGCAGTTGTCAGGAGTGTCGTAGAACTAAACAAAATACCTCACTGATACGAGAACAGTATTCCACTACGCGGAATTTGCTGAAAATACTTCGGAACGGCAGTCTAGCTTTAAAAAAAATCCAAGACGTAAAACTATCAACGGTCTTCCCGAGAAACAAAGCGCCCGACTGAAAAAAACTCCCGGAAAATGCCACGAAAACCCGTCTCAAATGGACAAATAGTTGACTAAAGCAAGAATGATAATTATACTAAGGCAAAATTTGTGAAAATTGACTCTGAACGCGTCCCAAGAGGAATCAAACACTTAAGCCTGACATACCTATAACGGTCTTCCCGAGGAACAAAGCGCTCCCGCAAAAATGCCACAAAAACCATCTAAAATGGACAAATAGTTGAATAAAGCAAGAATGACAATTGTACTAAGGCAAAATTCGTTAAAATTAGCTATGAACGCATCCTAAGAGGAATCGAACATTTAAGCTTAACATACCTGTACAAGACGGCGTTCGCGTTGCAGCGGCTCACCGCAGATGCGGCCTCACGGCACAGCGTCTTCGAGGGTACTGACGATGCAACGGCTGTCCGCCGGCGGTGCGCAAACGCCAGTGGCGCATGTAAGCGCCTCGGCCAATCAGCGTCCTCGACGTGCTGCCCTCTAATGGCGAAAACCTCAATCAACACTAAAAAAATtttgtggattagctcagctaattggggacatacaaagcgaaagatatcggcgttcactgtacTCATTGTCGTTGAACTTGAcagtgttctagacggcgatggctttgagcaaaggaagggcatataactggctccctggattgAGCTTTGTTTCGTGGTGAAAGATGTACAATGAATGAATAGGCGCtggcagcgttgtggctgacatgcggcactgcagcaatacctaggccgcagcgttcatttagtgatcaacctctcgcgatcaaccattaactgaaAGCGACCTCCCAGATTGGCGCGCCATCCTGTGTGCCGAAtacaaagcaggcttttgacaccaacgccatgtacatgaaagcgacaTTGAGGTCTCCACCGACCCACGGAGCCTGTTGTGagcttttcctttcgtgaaaatgaacaacctttgcaaagttgtcaacgcaaatgaattctatgaacgccgtcggctcgcttattttgtttggtttttgaggaaaggaaatggcacagcaaccgcctcacatatctcggtggacacccgaaccgtgtcCTAAAGGATgggataaagcagggagggaAAGAcggaagagaaaactgaaagttgcatttttagGAAAGGCGCTGCGCAGTCGCGGaacgcctgtggctcggtgtgaatagggagcgagagagaaaaggcgacggagtcggcggcggccacctacGCTGCGCTGTGGCCAGATTACAGCCAGCAGATTCAGGCGGAGAATCGGCACTGCGAAAATTACGGATTGGGATGCGTTCAGACAGGCGTGCAAGTAAAACCTACCGAGGGAATAGACTCGATTGAGGCATGGGGGAACATGTTCAAAGACAACGCAGCTACACCAGGGAGATAGAGAGGACAGAGCAGACACCCCAGGTGGACCCCAAACTCCTTAGGCTGTGGGAAGCACGCAAAGGGCTCACCAAACGCtggaaaaagcaaagatacaataggaagctaaaactgaaaattgcAGAAGTAAACAAGAGGGCAGAGGAGTACGCGGAACAACTAGTGAGAACGaattggcagcaattcagcaactcgctATGCGGCACTCAAAGTACAGCCAGAACATGGCACATGCTCAGAGCCCTCCTCGATCCAACTAAAACCAGAAATGAAAACAAGGTGATCCACAGACTGGTCCATCAATTTCAAGGTGCAGATTCGGAATTAATAGAACAAGTTAGGCAGAAATGCTTCGGCAACAGCGACCCAGCAGCGTACACCGCACTACCGAGGACAGGAAAACCAAGAATTAGATAAACCCATAACTAGGGAAGAAGTCTACGCAGCAATTAGAAGCACAACAAGAAATACAGCCGCAGGGGCGGACAAAATTACAAACGCACTCATCCGTAACCTAAGCGACGGAATGATTGGAGCTGGCCGAATACTTTAACAAGCTATGGGAATCAGATACTGTTCCAAAAGAATGGAAGcacgcggaaatagtaatgattcccaaACCAGGTAAACCACTGCCGatagaaaacctcaggccgatatctttAACCTCGTGCTTGGGGAATTTATACGAAAGAATTATAACCAGGCGGGTGCAAGATTACATGAAGGAAAACGAGCTATACCCCCATAGCATGTTTGGATTTAGGGCaaaactgtccacgcaagacgtcctgTTGCAGATCAAGGATGAAATATTAACCAACGTACCCAGATGCGGCGAACGCATCATCATGGCCCTAGACATAAAGCGAGCTTTTGATAATGTTAGCCACGAAGCAATACTAACAGGTCTGGACGAtttgaactgcgggaaaagaatctacggatacgtaagagctttcctcacaaatagaacggctacaatagggctcgggaaaatcaggtccaagagctttcaaacacccaataaggaaacgccgcaagggtcagtgatttcacTTATACTCTTTAACACAGCAATGGTTAAGCtggctagacagctagaaaccgtacaaggcataaggcatgcaatgtatgcggacgacatcaatgtgtgggtcacggagggctcactcagcgaaaaggaagcgaaactgaAGGCTGCCGCATCGTTCGTAGAAAATTATGTTAGAGACAGGGGCTTGGCTTGCTCGacagaaaaatcagaactactaagggTCTGGCGAGGTAAACTCAACAGATCCGCACCAGAAACAAAAGAACTAAAactaaatgtttatctagaagggcaactcataccgaaaagaacaacCATCAGAACATTAGGGATGTGGATTGCGCTCAGACTAATACAAAACTTGGTGACACAGGtcgcccgcatgataaccagggtctataggaaaacacacggcatgtgggagagcgacacgcttgttgtaaagagcctagtggttagccgaattacatacagcataccgtactacaactgcaacaaagcagaaataaagctagctGACACAATACTTAGGAGACCATACTaaacagcactacacctaccgcaatcaacctcgacgaagaagctaatggctctaggTGTGCATAACACCCAACTCGTAGCTCggctccagaggctaaaaaagaccaaacagggacagagctgctcaaacgatgcggctacgagggtgcactgtcagagataaaaagatcaaaacgaataccTGATGAACAGCGGCAAACAATTAGGGTAGCACCTATTCCCAAAAATAAGGATCCCAACCTGCACAGAGCGACGGGAGGCTggggcacagtatgtgcaacagaacctagccaacaaagaaaacattacgtacacggatgcggctgcatacggaagaactagacaacataacagaaatagagcggttgcaacggcaattaatcatgagctcaaagaaatagccagcgcaactatcagggatggcacgattgaggaggccga comes from the Amblyomma americanum isolate KBUSLIRL-KWMA chromosome 1, ASM5285725v1, whole genome shotgun sequence genome and includes:
- the LOC144097445 gene encoding longitudinals lacking protein-like — protein: MASQQFCVKWNSHHSNMLAAFEQLLSNEALVDVTLACEGLSLKAHKIVLSACSPFFQAIFVENPCKHPIVILQDMRYVDLKAVVDFMYRGEVNVSQDHIAAFLKTAETLKVKIFTEVANENKNGAPVTSVDGNGCRVDGDDADFDVEHLNVAEQSMTTENVPVFPYVASSPQALGDESQQSHHTVSTSDNSALVLAHP